Part of the Quadrisphaera sp. DSM 44207 genome, ACGTCGTGCGCGAGGTCCTCGGCCACTGGCACGAGCGCGCGCCGTGGTGGGAGGGCGCCGCCGCCCTCGCCGTGCACGGCGTGGAGCCCTCCGGAGGGCGACCCGGCCGCCGGACCAGCGACCGAGCCGACGACGGCGCGGACGACGAGGTGTGGCGCGTGGCCGCCAGCGCGGGCCAGTGGGCCGCGGTGGGCACGTACGACCTCGGCCGGCCCGGCGGGCACGACGGCTGGCGCCTGCTGCGGGTGGTGGACTGACGTGGCCGGCGCCGCCGAGCTGATCGGGCGCGCGTCCGCCGGTCTGCGCGAGGCCGGCGCGGCGCAGGCGCCCAGCGACCGCTTCGTGACCGCCCACCTGGCCGCCCTGCGCGCCGGTGCCGCCGTCCTCGCCGTCCGGGGCGTGCGGGCCGGGCGCCGGCGCCGTCCGGTCAACGTGTGGGAGGAGCTGGCCGAGGTCGCTCCCGAGCTGGCCGCGCCCGCCGCCCGCTTCGCGGCCGCCGCCCCGCGCCGCGCCGCCGTGGAGGCGGGGCGACCGGACGCCGTGACGGCGGCGGACGCCGACCGGCACGTCCGCGACGCCGAGGCCTTCACCGCGCTCGCGGCCGACCTGATCGGCGCCCGCGCCGCGGTGCGGCTGCCCACCGCGTCCTGACCGGCCGCCACCGAGCCGTCCTGCGCGGGTGCCTGCGGGGCCCGCTGCCCGTCGTCCGGGGAGGACCTCGGCGCTGCGCGCGGGTTACGCCCCGCTCCCGGCGGGGTAACTCACCGGCTGGTTGAGAAGGCAGCCACGAAGCGTGGTGGCCCCGGAGGGCCCCGGTTCTGCGAGGGCGGGACGAGCGGTGGACGCTGGGATGTCGAGACCTGACCAGGACGCAGAGGCAGCTCGTCTCGAGCGCCGAGCCCGGGTCGTCTTCCAGCGCGAGCTGGCCGTCGCCCGTCGCCGCCCGCGCGGCCTCGCGAGGAGGGCGCTGGGTCCGGCGCTGCTCTCCGGAGCGGGTGTCCA contains:
- a CDS encoding DUF6504 family protein gives rise to the protein MGRRSGDVVHVRREPAGDGAPSAFVWRERLYVVREVLGHWHERAPWWEGAAALAVHGVEPSGGRPGRRTSDRADDGADDEVWRVAASAGQWAAVGTYDLGRPGGHDGWRLLRVVD
- a CDS encoding SAV_6107 family HEPN domain-containing protein, encoding MAGAAELIGRASAGLREAGAAQAPSDRFVTAHLAALRAGAAVLAVRGVRAGRRRRPVNVWEELAEVAPELAAPAARFAAAAPRRAAVEAGRPDAVTAADADRHVRDAEAFTALAADLIGARAAVRLPTAS